A part of Pectobacterium cacticida genomic DNA contains:
- a CDS encoding ABC transporter permease yields the protein MKEFTLRGIINRLQQLIVSLFALLVVTFIIGRVLPNDPVGAVVGELADPAAFEAMRQKLGLDLPLYQQFWIYLTSLLQGDMGTAILTGNPVTKDLAQAFPATFELATFAVIISTVIGVPLGMLAAFYRDTWIDQCARVISLVGSSIPVFWFGVVGLVIFYATLAWVGGPGRVDTYLDGIVEPRTGLLLLDSLLEGDTETFWNAAHHIILPACILAYSAMAYITRMTRSFTLEQLNQDYVVAARAKGASSTRIVIHHLLPNISVQLITVLAISYGNLLEGAVVTEIVFSWPGIGQYMTNALMIGDMNAILAGTLIIGAIFMLLNFISDLAYLILDPRTREVSV from the coding sequence ATGAAGGAATTCACGCTACGGGGAATCATCAATCGGCTGCAACAACTGATCGTCAGTTTGTTCGCGCTGCTGGTGGTGACCTTTATTATCGGTCGGGTGCTCCCCAATGATCCCGTTGGCGCAGTGGTGGGCGAGTTAGCGGACCCGGCAGCGTTTGAGGCCATGCGGCAAAAGCTTGGCCTGGATCTGCCCCTCTACCAACAATTCTGGATTTATCTCACCTCCCTGCTTCAGGGCGATATGGGCACCGCGATCCTCACCGGAAACCCGGTAACCAAAGATTTAGCACAGGCATTTCCGGCAACATTTGAACTGGCCACCTTCGCCGTTATTATCTCAACAGTCATCGGGGTGCCGCTAGGAATGCTGGCCGCATTTTATCGCGACACCTGGATTGACCAGTGCGCACGGGTGATCTCGCTAGTTGGCAGTTCAATACCCGTATTTTGGTTCGGTGTCGTAGGGCTGGTGATTTTCTATGCGACGCTGGCCTGGGTAGGTGGGCCTGGTCGTGTGGATACCTACCTTGACGGCATCGTTGAACCAAGAACAGGTTTGCTCCTGCTCGACAGTCTACTGGAGGGAGATACTGAGACATTTTGGAATGCGGCGCATCACATTATTCTCCCCGCCTGCATCCTGGCTTATTCGGCGATGGCTTACATCACGCGTATGACGCGTAGCTTTACACTGGAACAGCTTAATCAGGATTACGTCGTCGCCGCACGAGCGAAAGGCGCGTCCAGTACGCGCATTGTGATTCATCATCTGCTGCCCAACATTTCCGTACAGTTAATCACCGTGCTGGCGATCTCCTATGGCAACCTTTTAGAAGGGGCGGTGGTAACAGAAATCGTCTTTTCTTGGCCGGGCATCGGGCAGTACATGACCAACGCGCTGATGATCGGCGATATGAATGCCATCCTCGCAGGTACGCTGATCATTGGCGCAATTTTTATGCTGCTGAATTTCATCTCGGATTTGGCCTATCTGATCCTGGATCCTCGCACGCGAGAGGTGTCGGTATGA
- a CDS encoding ABC transporter permease — translation MNQRNASEILKGLKVGLLGFWAKLVREPLGLVGFVILFILLICAIFAPWLAPYDPVTQNLKAAFLPPSLAHLAGTDEFGRDIFSRLIFGARITIATVLAVSLIVGPIGLIIGVVSGFVGGRTDTILMRFTDIVLSFPSLILALAFAAALGAGLETAIVAISLTSWPPIARLARAEALIVRHTDYVAAARLYGASPLRLLFLYIAPMCIPSVIVRLTLNMAGIILTAAALGFLGLGAQPPTPEWGAMISSGRKFMLDHWWVAVMPGIAILITSLVFNLVGDTLRDLLDPRHGRS, via the coding sequence ATGAACCAAAGGAATGCGTCGGAAATATTAAAAGGATTGAAAGTTGGGTTGCTCGGTTTCTGGGCCAAATTAGTGCGCGAACCCCTGGGATTAGTGGGTTTTGTTATTCTGTTTATTTTGCTGATTTGCGCAATTTTTGCGCCGTGGCTGGCTCCATACGATCCAGTCACGCAGAATCTGAAAGCCGCTTTTTTGCCGCCCAGTCTGGCGCATCTGGCAGGAACCGATGAGTTTGGCCGCGATATTTTCTCTCGCCTAATCTTCGGCGCGCGAATTACCATCGCAACGGTTTTAGCGGTTTCGCTAATTGTCGGCCCGATTGGCCTGATTATCGGTGTCGTCTCCGGCTTTGTCGGTGGCAGAACCGATACGATTCTGATGCGCTTTACTGATATCGTACTCTCTTTTCCCTCTCTGATTCTGGCGCTGGCTTTTGCTGCCGCCTTAGGTGCCGGGTTAGAGACGGCGATTGTCGCCATTTCACTAACTAGTTGGCCGCCGATTGCACGTCTTGCCAGAGCCGAAGCACTCATCGTACGTCACACGGATTATGTGGCTGCGGCACGCCTGTACGGTGCGTCGCCCCTGCGACTGCTGTTTTTGTATATCGCGCCAATGTGTATTCCTTCCGTTATCGTGCGCCTGACGCTGAACATGGCCGGAATTATCCTGACGGCGGCGGCGCTGGGGTTTCTTGGCCTCGGCGCACAACCGCCCACGCCGGAGTGGGGAGCAATGATTTCAAGCGGCAGGAAATTTATGTTGGATCACTGGTGGGTAGCGGTGATGCCGGGGATCGCCATCCTCATCACCAGCCTTGTCTTTAACCTCGTCGGCGACACGCTGCGCGACCTTCTGGATCCTCGTCATGGCCGCTCTTGA
- a CDS encoding ABC transporter ATP-binding protein: MAALDNHLLLNVQNLSVFFGQSDKPAVDSVSLTLRAERLGIVGESGSGKSTLGRAIMRLLPPIGRIQADVLTFEGASLLDKKERQLRALRGNRMALIMQDPRYSLNPVLPIGKQVAEAAILHLSVNKRQALALAAEMLAKVRIGDIERTMALYPHQISGGMGQRVMIAMMLLAKPRMVIADEPTSALDVSVRGDVLTLLDELVRENQAGLMLISHDIRMIAAFCERIIVMYQGRIVETLTRLDEAQHPYTRGLIAAMPDPRSPVARLNTLDRHAIDLHEVKS, from the coding sequence ATGGCCGCTCTTGATAACCATCTTCTTTTGAACGTACAAAACCTGTCCGTCTTTTTCGGACAGTCGGATAAACCGGCCGTCGATAGTGTCAGCCTGACATTACGTGCAGAGCGACTGGGAATTGTGGGCGAATCTGGTTCTGGAAAATCGACGCTGGGGCGCGCGATCATGCGGCTCTTACCACCTATTGGCCGTATTCAGGCCGACGTTCTTACCTTCGAAGGCGCATCGTTGCTGGATAAAAAGGAGCGCCAGTTGCGCGCCCTGCGCGGCAATCGGATGGCGCTGATTATGCAGGACCCACGCTATTCGCTTAATCCGGTACTGCCCATCGGTAAACAGGTTGCCGAGGCGGCAATCTTGCATTTATCCGTTAATAAACGCCAGGCGCTAGCGCTAGCGGCGGAGATGCTGGCTAAAGTGCGTATCGGCGACATTGAGCGCACAATGGCGCTTTACCCTCACCAGATTTCCGGCGGAATGGGGCAACGCGTCATGATTGCCATGATGCTACTGGCGAAGCCGCGCATGGTTATCGCCGATGAGCCCACCTCGGCGCTTGACGTTAGCGTGCGTGGCGATGTACTGACGCTTCTGGATGAGCTGGTGCGGGAAAACCAGGCGGGCCTAATGCTGATCAGCCACGACATCCGTATGATCGCCGCCTTTTGCGAACGTATCATCGTCATGTATCAGGGCAGAATTGTCGAAACGCTAACGCGTCTTGACGAGGCACAACATCCCTATACGCGCGGTCTGATTGCCGCAATGCCTGACCCCCGCTCGCCGGTCGCCCGGCTCAATACCCTCGATCGCCACGCCATCGACCTTCACGAGGTGAAATCATGA
- a CDS encoding ABC transporter ATP-binding protein, translating to MIDVHNLSVSFGHENAMKHVVREVSFSVKKGETLGIIGESGCGKSTLLRSLAGLDKHWTGAIQLADVAVDKIRTREQMLLTQMIFQDPFGSIHPRHRISRILAEPIRAMKLGHGWDRVADALTQVGLPTTFAERFPHQLSGGQRQRVAIARALMLQPEILLLDEPTSALDVSVQAEVLNLLSDIKDARHLTYVLVSHDLSVIAHMCDRVLVMKAGVFVDDLTKDDLRQGHTHHDYSRLLFEASLL from the coding sequence ATGATTGACGTACATAACCTTAGCGTGTCGTTTGGTCACGAGAATGCCATGAAGCATGTTGTTCGCGAAGTGTCATTCTCGGTTAAAAAAGGGGAAACGCTAGGTATTATTGGCGAATCCGGCTGTGGTAAATCAACATTGCTGCGATCATTGGCTGGGTTAGATAAGCATTGGACGGGGGCGATCCAGCTTGCCGACGTCGCCGTCGACAAGATCCGTACCCGTGAACAAATGTTGCTGACACAGATGATTTTTCAGGACCCATTCGGTTCCATCCATCCTCGCCACCGGATTAGCCGGATACTGGCTGAGCCGATCCGCGCCATGAAATTGGGTCATGGCTGGGATCGGGTGGCCGACGCGCTGACACAAGTCGGGCTGCCGACAACGTTTGCCGAGCGTTTCCCACATCAGCTTTCCGGCGGCCAGCGGCAACGCGTCGCCATCGCGCGTGCGCTGATGCTACAACCAGAAATCCTACTGCTCGATGAACCCACCTCAGCGCTGGATGTCTCCGTGCAGGCAGAAGTATTGAACCTTCTCAGTGATATCAAGGACGCACGCCATCTGACATATGTCCTGGTGAGTCATGACCTTAGCGTTATCGCGCATATGTGCGATCGCGTGCTCGTAATGAAAGCGGGCGTCTTCGTAGACGATCTGACTAAAGACGATCTGCGTCAAGGCCACACCCATCACGACTATTCGCGCCTATTATTTGAAGCCAGTCTGCTGTAA
- a CDS encoding mannonate dehydratase gives MYLGTQVDARDDDDFRVWAQLGIKHICADPDGNPASWTFEDIVRHREKVESFGLVLDMIQLPMSSRPVEEATYPDILLAGPDRDRQIDSVCQMIENIGKAGIPAAKYNLNLIGIPRTEMERGRGGSLNEAWRWDKADPHAAPGLAGQLSEEENWERIDYFLERVVPVAESHRVRLACHPHDPYTPPGYKGVTRVLGTVEGLKKFVMMHESPYHGLNFCQGSIAEMLDHPREEIGDIIRWFGSRQKIFNVHFRNISGGKLSFMERFPDEGDMDMVQSLKIYREVGYPWMIMPDHVPTISGRDPVGVAFGYCYGYITALLEAMASGHL, from the coding sequence ATGTACCTCGGCACACAAGTAGACGCCCGCGATGACGATGATTTTCGCGTCTGGGCACAGCTCGGCATTAAACATATTTGCGCCGATCCTGACGGCAATCCCGCCAGTTGGACTTTTGAAGATATTGTCCGTCACCGCGAAAAAGTCGAAAGTTTTGGTCTGGTGCTGGATATGATCCAGTTGCCAATGTCATCACGCCCGGTCGAAGAAGCGACTTATCCAGATATCCTACTGGCCGGTCCCGATCGCGATCGTCAGATCGATAGCGTGTGCCAGATGATTGAGAATATCGGTAAGGCGGGAATTCCTGCCGCTAAGTACAACCTTAATCTAATTGGCATTCCACGTACCGAAATGGAGCGCGGACGCGGTGGATCGCTTAATGAAGCCTGGCGCTGGGATAAAGCCGATCCCCACGCAGCCCCCGGCCTTGCCGGACAACTGTCTGAGGAAGAAAACTGGGAACGTATCGACTATTTCTTGGAACGCGTGGTACCGGTTGCCGAAAGCCACCGTGTACGTCTGGCCTGTCATCCGCACGATCCTTATACTCCGCCCGGTTATAAAGGCGTCACTCGTGTGTTGGGTACCGTCGAGGGTTTGAAAAAATTTGTGATGATGCATGAAAGCCCATACCACGGTCTGAATTTTTGCCAGGGATCTATCGCCGAAATGCTGGATCATCCTCGTGAGGAGATCGGCGATATTATTCGCTGGTTCGGTTCGAGACAGAAAATCTTCAACGTCCATTTCCGTAATATCAGCGGCGGCAAACTCTCCTTTATGGAGCGTTTCCCTGACGAAGGCGATATGGACATGGTGCAGTCGTTGAAAATCTACCGCGAAGTCGGCTATCCATGGATGATTATGCCCGATCATGTACCGACGATAAGCGGCCGCGATCCCGTTGGTGTCGCGTTTGGCTATTGCTATGGCTATATTACCGCGTTACTAGAAGCAATGGCATCAGGGCATTTGTAG
- a CDS encoding EmmdR/YeeO family multidrug/toxin efflux MATE transporter: MKKLTDTDWYKKRYSNRVLFWREISPLAFPIFIEGLCVVLMGVFSTFLVSWLGKEAMAAVGLADSFNMVIIAFFTAVALGTAVVVAFSLGQRNRKQARSAARQSMSLLVLTSFLLVALVEFAGSVIIDLIAGQADEQVKALALTFLRWTVWGYPAVAVALVGCGALRGAGNTKLPMVINIGMNILNIAISSLLIYGAFSWEGFGFIGAGIGITISRYLGALFVILTLMHGFNGALRIRFKSYFAPFTWAILYEVLSIGVPASIESVMFNIGKLITQRFVAGMGTEVIAGNFIAFSIATLINLPGNSLGSAATIIVGTRLGKGQIMQSTRQLKHIFWLSNIGLCVLALLSVPSAGFLASLYTNEPDVIEVAKHLLWLNALFMPIWAASWVLPAGLKGAKDASYTMWVAMAGMWGCRVIAGYILGVMLGFGVIGVWMGMFFDWIVRGFFYYRRLMSGRWLWRYRPPTNP, encoded by the coding sequence ATGAAAAAACTAACCGATACCGACTGGTATAAAAAGCGTTACTCCAACCGTGTACTCTTCTGGAGAGAAATCTCACCGCTCGCTTTCCCCATTTTTATTGAAGGGCTTTGTGTTGTTCTCATGGGCGTGTTCAGTACCTTCCTGGTGAGTTGGTTGGGGAAAGAAGCGATGGCGGCCGTCGGTCTGGCGGACAGTTTTAATATGGTCATTATCGCTTTCTTTACCGCCGTCGCGTTAGGCACCGCCGTCGTTGTCGCGTTCAGCCTGGGGCAACGAAATAGAAAGCAGGCGCGTTCAGCCGCGCGTCAGTCAATGTCACTACTGGTTTTGACATCGTTTCTACTCGTCGCACTGGTGGAATTCGCCGGGTCGGTAATTATCGATCTCATTGCCGGGCAGGCCGACGAACAGGTTAAAGCGCTGGCGCTGACGTTCCTCCGCTGGACAGTGTGGGGGTATCCCGCGGTCGCGGTTGCGCTAGTCGGCTGCGGCGCACTGCGGGGCGCGGGTAATACCAAGTTACCCATGGTCATCAATATTGGGATGAATATCCTCAATATCGCCATCAGTAGCCTGCTAATTTATGGCGCTTTTTCCTGGGAGGGCTTCGGTTTTATCGGTGCAGGCATCGGCATTACTATTTCACGTTACCTTGGCGCCCTGTTCGTTATTCTAACACTGATGCATGGCTTCAACGGCGCATTGCGTATTCGCTTCAAATCTTACTTTGCCCCCTTTACCTGGGCGATCCTTTATGAGGTTCTGAGTATTGGCGTTCCCGCCAGCATCGAATCCGTGATGTTTAACATCGGTAAACTGATCACCCAGCGTTTCGTCGCCGGTATGGGAACCGAAGTCATCGCCGGAAATTTCATCGCTTTCTCCATCGCCACGTTGATTAACCTTCCCGGTAATTCACTGGGTTCCGCCGCCACGATCATTGTCGGCACACGGTTAGGAAAGGGCCAGATCATGCAGTCCACACGCCAGCTAAAACACATATTCTGGTTATCCAATATTGGGCTATGCGTGCTCGCCCTGCTGTCAGTGCCTAGCGCCGGCTTTTTAGCCTCGCTGTATACCAATGAGCCAGACGTTATCGAGGTGGCCAAACATCTTCTGTGGCTGAATGCCCTATTTATGCCCATTTGGGCGGCATCCTGGGTGCTGCCTGCCGGGCTGAAGGGTGCAAAAGACGCCAGTTATACCATGTGGGTCGCGATGGCGGGCATGTGGGGGTGTCGGGTTATCGCAGGCTACATCCTCGGCGTGATGCTCGGTTTTGGCGTGATTGGTGTTTGGATGGGCATGTTCTTCGACTGGATTGTCCGCGGGTTCTTCTATTACCGTCGCCTGATGAGCGGACGCTGGCTATGGCGCTATCGTCCCCCCACCAATCCATGA
- a CDS encoding DUF1456 family protein → MMNNDVLRSVRYMLNLNNDHLLKILALMEMTVPPQQLASYVKKEGEEGYQPCPDIVMSYFLNGLIQYKRGKSENQPAPQFERKITNNIILKKLRVAFSLKTEDIQAILMEQNFRISLPEITAMMRAPDHKNYRTCGDQVIRYFLKGLTARVRKG, encoded by the coding sequence ATGATGAATAACGATGTGCTGCGCAGCGTGCGCTATATGTTGAATCTGAATAATGACCATTTGCTGAAGATCCTGGCGCTGATGGAGATGACTGTTCCGCCTCAGCAATTGGCGAGCTACGTTAAAAAAGAGGGAGAGGAAGGTTATCAACCTTGCCCCGATATCGTGATGAGTTATTTCCTTAATGGCCTGATTCAGTACAAGCGCGGTAAGAGCGAAAACCAACCCGCCCCCCAGTTTGAGCGAAAAATAACGAATAATATTATCCTAAAAAAACTACGCGTCGCGTTCTCGCTTAAAACGGAGGATATTCAGGCGATCTTAATGGAACAGAACTTCCGCATTTCGCTGCCGGAGATCACCGCGATGATGCGCGCGCCTGACCACAAGAATTACCGCACCTGTGGCGATCAAGTTATCCGCTACTTTCTTAAAGGGCTCACCGCACGGGTGCGTAAGGGCTGA
- the cobA gene encoding uroporphyrinogen-III C-methyltransferase: protein MMAIQAILAQGARHQPVLGGEIWLVGAGPGDAELLTLKALRAIQQADVVVYDRLVSAEIMDVVPEQALCIDVGKTRGCHRLSQDKINHLLVELAQAGQRVIRLKGGDPFIFGRGGEEMAYAQQAGIVCHVVPGITAATGCAAAVGLPLTHRACAQSVRFVTGHAQHGEPQLDWPTLADPQQTLVFYMGLGHSSRLCQRLIEHGLSGQTPVAIIERGTQPDQRLLAATLATLPTLLARYQPQSPSLLVVGEVVRFCRDAALRVDAMPAWLTMEKHEVA from the coding sequence ATGATGGCAATACAAGCAATATTGGCGCAGGGAGCGCGGCATCAACCCGTACTCGGCGGTGAAATCTGGCTCGTGGGCGCCGGGCCGGGCGATGCAGAATTGCTGACGCTGAAGGCGCTGCGGGCTATCCAGCAGGCCGATGTGGTGGTCTACGATCGGCTGGTTTCGGCCGAGATCATGGATGTCGTCCCGGAGCAGGCGCTGTGTATCGATGTCGGGAAAACGCGCGGTTGTCATCGCCTGTCACAGGATAAAATCAACCACTTGTTAGTCGAGTTGGCGCAGGCCGGGCAGCGGGTGATCCGTCTCAAGGGCGGCGACCCGTTTATTTTCGGTCGCGGCGGCGAAGAGATGGCGTATGCGCAGCAGGCTGGGATCGTGTGCCATGTCGTGCCGGGGATTACTGCCGCGACCGGCTGTGCGGCGGCGGTGGGGTTACCTCTGACGCATCGCGCTTGTGCACAATCGGTACGTTTCGTGACCGGGCATGCACAGCATGGCGAGCCGCAGTTAGACTGGCCAACGCTGGCGGATCCTCAGCAAACGCTGGTGTTTTATATGGGGTTAGGTCATAGCAGCCGACTATGCCAGCGTCTGATTGAACACGGGCTGTCGGGGCAGACACCGGTGGCGATTATCGAACGCGGTACGCAACCCGATCAGCGACTATTGGCCGCAACGCTGGCCACCTTACCAACCTTGCTGGCACGCTATCAGCCACAGTCGCCCAGCCTGCTGGTGGTCGGCGAGGTGGTGCGTTTCTGTCGCGATGCGGCATTGCGGGTTGATGCGATGCCGGCATGGCTGACGATGGAAAAACATGAGGTTGCCTGA
- a CDS encoding ABC transporter ATP-binding protein gives MRTTPIIQVQKVSQRFNTASGEFLALDQVDFDIHTGETISLIGHSGCGKSTLLNLIAGLTLPSSGGLLCDNREIDGPGPERGVVFQNHSLLPWLTTYENVALAVRQVFRGQMDKREMHEWIMHNLELVHMEHAQHKRPNEISGGMKQRVGIARALAMKPKVLLMDEPFGALDALTRAHLQDAVMAIQQRLHTTIVLITHDVDEAVLLSDRVLMMTNGPAATVGEIMTVTLERPRSRIALADDPRYHQYRQQVLHFLYEKQPKAA, from the coding sequence ATGCGTACAACCCCAATTATTCAAGTGCAGAAGGTGAGCCAGCGTTTTAACACCGCCAGCGGTGAGTTTCTGGCGCTGGATCAGGTAGATTTTGATATTCACACCGGTGAGACGATCAGCCTGATCGGCCATTCCGGCTGCGGTAAATCGACGTTATTGAACCTGATCGCCGGTCTGACGCTGCCGAGCAGCGGCGGCCTGCTGTGCGACAACCGTGAAATCGACGGGCCGGGGCCAGAGCGCGGCGTGGTGTTTCAGAACCATTCGCTGCTGCCGTGGCTGACCACGTATGAAAACGTGGCGTTGGCGGTACGCCAGGTCTTTCGCGGGCAGATGGACAAACGCGAAATGCATGAGTGGATCATGCACAACCTAGAACTGGTACACATGGAGCACGCGCAGCATAAGCGCCCGAATGAAATCTCCGGCGGGATGAAGCAGCGTGTGGGGATCGCCCGCGCGTTGGCGATGAAGCCGAAAGTGCTGTTAATGGATGAACCGTTCGGCGCGTTGGATGCGTTGACGCGCGCGCACCTCCAGGATGCTGTGATGGCGATCCAGCAGCGGTTGCACACCACGATTGTACTGATTACACACGATGTGGATGAGGCGGTGCTGCTGTCGGATCGTGTGCTGATGATGACCAACGGCCCGGCGGCGACGGTCGGTGAAATCATGACGGTCACGCTGGAACGCCCGCGTTCACGCATTGCGCTGGCCGACGATCCGCGTTACCACCAGTATCGCCAGCAGGTATTGCATTTCCTCTATGAAAAACAGCCTAAAGCCGCCTGA
- the ntrB gene encoding nitrate ABC transporter permease has product MKNQAHSIPMTVDNAVETTHGAEIMSLPTKPATPAKVPAFTHRPALRKLFQSFFAAVLGLGLLVAVWQIAALNSDNFPTPWATWLAALSLFADPFYIAGPNDQGIGWNVLASLQRVGIGFGLAALVGIPAGFLIGRFTFLANMLNPIIALLRPVSPLAWLPIGLLLFQRAEPASTWTIFICSIWPMILNTAEGVRRIPQDYLNVARVLKLSEFAIMRKILLPAVLPNILTGVRLSIGIAWLVIVAAEMLTGGVGIGFWIWNEWNNLNVENIIIAIVVIGVIGLLLEQGLVWIANRFSYDDR; this is encoded by the coding sequence ATGAAAAACCAGGCACACAGTATTCCGATGACGGTGGATAACGCCGTGGAAACCACGCATGGCGCTGAAATTATGTCGCTGCCAACCAAACCGGCGACGCCTGCGAAAGTACCCGCTTTTACCCATCGCCCGGCGCTGCGTAAGCTGTTTCAGTCCTTTTTTGCCGCGGTGCTGGGGCTAGGGTTATTGGTCGCGGTCTGGCAAATCGCCGCGCTCAACAGCGACAATTTCCCGACACCATGGGCGACCTGGCTTGCCGCGCTCAGCCTGTTTGCCGATCCGTTTTATATTGCCGGGCCGAACGACCAGGGGATCGGTTGGAATGTTTTGGCGTCGCTGCAACGCGTGGGGATTGGCTTTGGACTGGCGGCGTTGGTTGGGATTCCCGCAGGCTTCCTGATTGGTCGTTTTACTTTTCTGGCCAATATGCTGAACCCCATTATTGCGCTGCTGCGTCCGGTCAGCCCACTGGCATGGCTGCCTATCGGGTTACTGCTGTTCCAACGTGCGGAACCCGCATCCACCTGGACTATTTTTATCTGTTCTATCTGGCCAATGATCCTCAATACCGCCGAAGGCGTGCGCCGTATTCCGCAGGATTACCTGAACGTGGCCCGCGTACTGAAACTCTCTGAATTCGCCATCATGCGTAAAATTTTGCTGCCTGCGGTGTTGCCTAACATTCTCACCGGCGTACGGCTGTCGATAGGCATTGCCTGGCTGGTGATTGTGGCAGCGGAAATGTTGACGGGCGGCGTTGGTATCGGCTTCTGGATTTGGAACGAATGGAACAACCTGAATGTGGAAAATATCATCATCGCCATCGTGGTGATTGGTGTGATCGGTCTGCTGCTGGAGCAGGGGCTGGTGTGGATTGCTAACCGTTTCAGCTATGACGATCGCTAA
- a CDS encoding CmpA/NrtA family ABC transporter substrate-binding protein: MSDSKTSDSKTSDSKTKSMTVSRRQFLLGSAALGGSLMLSGVMNSAWAAGSDAPEKKEIRVGFIPLTDCASVVMAAVKGFDKKYGITIIPSKEASWAAVRDKLVSGELDAAHILYGQLYGLQMGLSGAQSNMASLMTLSQNGQGITLANQLRSDNVTDLAALQKHIAASPAGTYTFAQTFPTGTHAMWLYYWLASAGIHPLNDVRTVVVPPPQMVMNMKIGNMVGYCVGEPWNQRAISEKIGFTAATSQEIWPDHPEKVLGTRADWVSANPHSARALTAAILDASRWIDASDDNRRETAGVIAGRAYINAKEATIVGRMLGQYENGLGKRWQDDHAMRFYHDGAVNYPYLSDGMWFLTQHKRWGLLTADPDYLAVAKQVNRIDIYKQAAETVGNVPLPGSDMRSSVLIDGIRWDGSDPAGYANRFSVKK; the protein is encoded by the coding sequence ATGAGTGATTCCAAAACCAGTGATTCCAAAACCAGTGATTCCAAAACAAAGAGCATGACCGTCTCTCGCCGTCAATTTCTTTTGGGGAGCGCCGCATTGGGAGGCAGCCTAATGCTGTCTGGTGTGATGAATAGCGCCTGGGCGGCGGGTTCTGACGCGCCGGAGAAAAAGGAAATTCGGGTTGGCTTCATTCCGCTCACGGACTGCGCTTCCGTCGTCATGGCAGCCGTCAAAGGTTTCGATAAAAAATACGGCATTACTATCATACCCAGCAAAGAAGCCAGTTGGGCGGCGGTACGTGACAAACTGGTATCAGGTGAATTAGATGCCGCCCACATCCTGTACGGGCAACTGTACGGCCTGCAAATGGGGCTGTCAGGCGCGCAGAGCAACATGGCGTCACTGATGACCCTGAGTCAAAATGGACAAGGGATCACGCTGGCGAACCAACTGCGGTCAGACAATGTGACCGATCTCGCTGCACTACAAAAACATATCGCCGCCAGCCCGGCAGGCACCTACACCTTTGCACAAACCTTCCCGACTGGCACACACGCTATGTGGCTCTATTACTGGCTGGCCTCCGCCGGCATTCATCCACTGAATGACGTTCGCACCGTCGTGGTGCCGCCGCCGCAGATGGTGATGAATATGAAGATTGGCAACATGGTCGGTTATTGCGTCGGTGAACCGTGGAACCAGCGTGCCATCAGCGAAAAAATTGGTTTTACCGCCGCCACCTCGCAAGAAATTTGGCCGGATCACCCGGAAAAAGTATTGGGAACACGAGCCGACTGGGTGAGCGCCAACCCCCATAGCGCCCGCGCGCTGACCGCCGCGATCCTCGATGCCTCACGCTGGATAGATGCTTCAGATGACAACCGTCGCGAGACGGCAGGGGTGATTGCCGGACGCGCTTACATCAATGCCAAAGAAGCAACGATTGTCGGACGCATGCTCGGTCAGTACGAAAACGGTCTGGGAAAACGCTGGCAAGACGACCACGCGATGCGTTTCTACCACGACGGCGCCGTCAACTATCCCTATCTGTCCGACGGGATGTGGTTCCTCACACAGCATAAACGCTGGGGCTTACTGACCGCCGATCCAGACTATCTGGCCGTCGCGAAACAGGTAAATCGAATTGATATCTATAAACAGGCGGCGGAAACCGTAGGAAATGTACCGTTGCCGGGCAGCGACATGCGCAGCAGCGTGCTCATCGACGGTATCCGTTGGGATGGCAGCGATCCGGCGGGTTATGCCAACCGTTTTAGCGTGAAGAAATAG